In Kangiella profundi, one DNA window encodes the following:
- a CDS encoding pyridoxal phosphate-dependent decarboxylase family protein: MNLEFLAPYFLGPYGENNDVFEKVLTELLRDHIYWRRNIHPEDLPAISTFASQSPEYQEAIAKMRTELHKLTASLKKSVPFFSPRYIGHMCSDLMMPGLIAQMVTTLYNPNNVSFEAATVTVDLELKVGKQFADMFGFNTDPNKSPCAWGHLTSGGTVANYESLWNFRAAKYYPVALAEAVKKLELKLPNSIILNGKLIEANLWQLTNLSIDNVLSLKHETEKAINEAYPEIAEQFSDCVDQYRIESVGPAYFYSNHLGLKQPLVLVPGSAHYSWQKAMRVMGFGSDQLAKIPVHSNMRLDVHALRKTLEGALSKNIPILACVGILGTTEFGTVDPIHKILELRDEFSAKGLDFYVHVDAAWGGYLASMFRQIDGSTMSHGKAKKMFKYFPSKEVFNSITSVKDVDSVTIDPHKLGYLPFGAGGFISRNQNITDLLTQEAPYVFEEMDKSIETPATKQFEKLGQYILEGSKPGSVAAASYVTNQVLPLDYKNFGKVIRQSIKTSEYFFDKLLELKEKIKGRANLCLPYTPDTNLICIVINPVGNKSITYLNDFTKQIYQHLKISRDSSPKDREFIGSSTQIMRKNISDHHAVELSDMLGIQEKYFVKEVKNKTLESDRIMLLRHTIMNPWLANDTNGNDYVVKYCDYLESLILKYLDIE; this comes from the coding sequence TTGCGTCACAATCGCCAGAGTATCAGGAAGCGATAGCCAAGATGCGCACGGAGCTTCATAAGCTAACCGCTTCACTAAAAAAATCTGTTCCATTCTTTAGTCCTCGCTATATCGGACATATGTGTTCCGATTTGATGATGCCGGGTTTGATAGCGCAAATGGTAACGACACTTTACAACCCAAATAATGTGTCATTTGAAGCAGCAACCGTTACTGTCGATCTTGAATTAAAAGTTGGCAAGCAATTTGCTGATATGTTTGGTTTTAACACTGACCCTAATAAGTCACCTTGCGCCTGGGGACATTTAACCTCCGGTGGCACTGTGGCTAACTATGAAAGTCTATGGAACTTTAGAGCCGCAAAGTATTACCCCGTTGCGCTTGCAGAAGCGGTAAAAAAATTAGAACTTAAATTACCAAATAGCATTATTCTTAATGGCAAGCTGATAGAAGCTAACTTATGGCAATTAACAAACTTATCGATTGATAATGTTTTGTCTCTTAAACATGAAACAGAAAAAGCGATAAATGAAGCTTATCCGGAAATTGCTGAACAGTTTAGTGACTGTGTCGATCAATATCGAATTGAAAGCGTTGGCCCAGCCTACTTCTATTCAAACCACCTTGGTCTGAAGCAGCCACTGGTTCTAGTCCCTGGTTCTGCACATTATAGTTGGCAAAAAGCAATGCGAGTGATGGGGTTTGGCTCTGATCAACTGGCTAAAATTCCAGTTCACTCCAATATGCGATTAGATGTGCATGCCCTGCGTAAAACCCTAGAAGGAGCTTTAAGCAAAAACATTCCTATACTGGCTTGTGTAGGTATTCTAGGAACCACAGAGTTTGGCACGGTAGATCCTATACATAAAATTTTAGAGTTGAGAGACGAATTCAGTGCCAAAGGCTTAGATTTTTATGTTCATGTTGATGCGGCATGGGGCGGTTATCTGGCCAGCATGTTCCGCCAGATAGATGGTTCAACCATGAGCCATGGTAAAGCTAAAAAGATGTTCAAATACTTCCCTTCTAAAGAAGTATTTAACTCGATAACCAGCGTTAAGGATGTAGACTCGGTAACCATCGACCCGCACAAGCTTGGGTATTTACCATTTGGTGCCGGAGGCTTCATTAGCCGGAATCAGAATATTACTGATTTGCTGACACAGGAAGCTCCCTATGTATTTGAAGAGATGGATAAGTCTATAGAAACGCCGGCAACAAAGCAGTTTGAAAAATTAGGACAATACATTCTGGAAGGTTCGAAGCCAGGTTCGGTAGCTGCCGCCAGCTATGTCACCAATCAGGTGTTGCCGCTTGATTACAAAAACTTTGGCAAAGTGATACGCCAGAGTATTAAAACTTCAGAATATTTTTTCGACAAACTGCTTGAGCTAAAAGAAAAAATCAAGGGTCGAGCAAACTTATGTTTGCCTTACACACCTGATACTAATTTGATCTGTATCGTCATTAATCCCGTAGGTAATAAATCAATTACATACTTGAATGACTTCACTAAACAAATTTATCAGCACTTAAAAATATCGCGTGACAGCTCACCAAAGGACCGTGAATTTATCGGTTCAAGTACGCAAATCATGCGTAAAAACATTAGTGACCATCATGCTGTCGAACTGAGCGATATGCTGGGTATTCAGGAAAAATACTTTGTTAAGGAAGTGAAAAATAAAACTCTTGAAAGTGATCGCATTATGCTACTACGTCACACCATTATGAATCCATGGCTAGCTAATGACACTAATGGTAATGACTATGTGGTTAAGTATTGTGATTATCTAGAATCACTAATCCTCAAATACTTAGATATTGAATAA